Proteins found in one Rhodovulum sp. MB263 genomic segment:
- a CDS encoding DNA-directed RNA polymerase subunit alpha, with product MIHKNWQELIKPTQLEIKPGNDPAREATVVAEPLERGFGLTLGNALRRVLMSSLQGAAITSVQIDNVLHEFSSVAGVREDVTDIVLNLKGVALRMDVEGPKRLSISAKGPAVVTAGEISESAGIEVLNRDHVICHLDDGADLFMELTVNTGKGYVAADKNRPEDAPIGLIPIDAIYSPVKKVAYDVQPTREGQVLDYDKLTLKIETDGSVAPDDAVAFAARILQDQLSIFVNFDEPESASREADDDGLEFNPLLLKKVDELELSVRSANCLKNDNIVYIGDLIQKTEAEMLRTPNFGRKSLNEIKEVLSGMGLHLGMDVEEWPPENIEELAKKFEDQF from the coding sequence ATGATCCACAAGAACTGGCAGGAACTCATCAAGCCGACCCAGCTCGAGATCAAGCCCGGCAACGATCCGGCGCGGGAGGCGACGGTCGTCGCCGAGCCGCTGGAACGGGGCTTCGGTCTGACCCTCGGGAACGCCTTGCGCCGGGTGCTGATGAGCTCGCTGCAGGGCGCGGCCATCACCTCCGTGCAGATCGACAACGTGCTGCATGAGTTCTCTTCGGTGGCGGGGGTCCGCGAGGACGTGACCGACATCGTGCTGAACCTCAAGGGCGTCGCGCTGCGGATGGATGTCGAGGGCCCGAAACGGCTGTCGATCTCGGCCAAGGGGCCGGCCGTGGTCACCGCGGGCGAGATCTCGGAAAGCGCAGGCATCGAGGTTCTGAACCGCGACCATGTGATCTGCCACCTCGACGATGGCGCCGATCTGTTCATGGAACTGACCGTCAATACCGGCAAGGGCTATGTCGCCGCTGACAAGAACCGGCCCGAGGACGCCCCGATCGGTCTCATTCCGATCGATGCGATCTATTCGCCGGTCAAGAAGGTGGCCTATGACGTCCAGCCGACCCGCGAGGGCCAGGTGCTGGATTATGACAAGCTGACCCTGAAGATCGAGACCGACGGGTCGGTTGCGCCTGACGATGCCGTGGCCTTTGCCGCGCGTATTCTGCAGGATCAGCTGTCGATCTTCGTCAACTTCGACGAGCCGGAATCGGCCAGCCGTGAGGCGGATGATGACGGGCTCGAGTTCAACCCGCTTCTGCTGAAGAAGGTGGACGAGCTCGAGCTGTCGGTGCGGTCGGCCAACTGCCTGAAGAACGACAACATCGTCTATATCGGCGACCTGATCCAGAAGACCGAGGCCGAGATGCTGCGGACCCCGAACTTCGGCCGCAAGTCGCTGAACGAGATCAAGGAAGTGCTTTCCGGCATGGGTCTTCACCTCGGCATGGATGTCGAGGAATGGCCGCCGGAGAACATCGAGGAACTGGCCAAGAAATTCGAGGACCAGTTCTGA
- the rpsK gene encoding 30S ribosomal protein S11: MARDKTRVRRKERKNIAAGVAHVNSSFNNTKILISDVQGNAISWSSAGTMGFKGSRKSTPYAAQMAAEDAGRKAQEHGVKTLEVEVQGPGSGRESALRALAAVGFNITSIRDVTPIAHNGCRPPKRRRV, from the coding sequence ATGGCACGCGATAAAACCCGGGTCCGCCGCAAGGAACGCAAGAACATCGCCGCTGGCGTGGCGCATGTGAACTCGTCCTTCAACAACACCAAGATCCTGATCTCGGACGTGCAGGGCAACGCCATTTCCTGGTCGTCCGCCGGCACGATGGGCTTCAAGGGGTCGCGCAAGTCGACGCCTTATGCCGCCCAGATGGCCGCCGAGGATGCCGGCCGCAAGGCTCAGGAACATGGCGTCAAGACCCTTGAAGTCGAAGTTCAGGGCCCCGGCTCCGGTCGTGAAAGCGCGCTGCGTGCGCTGGCGGCTGTCGGCTTCAACATCACGTCCATCCGCGACGTGACCCCGATCGCGCATAACGGCTGCCGTCCGCCGAAGCGCCGCCGGGTCTGA
- the rpsM gene encoding 30S ribosomal protein S13, producing MARIAGVNIPTGKRVPIALTYIHGIGQSTAEAICEAVGIEKSRRVNELSDAEVLSIREHIDANLTVEGDLRREIQMNIKRLMDLGCYRGLRHRRNLPVRGQRTHTNARTRKGPAKPIAGKKK from the coding sequence GTGGCACGTATTGCTGGCGTCAACATCCCCACCGGAAAACGGGTGCCCATCGCCCTGACCTACATCCATGGCATCGGGCAGTCCACTGCCGAGGCGATCTGCGAGGCCGTGGGCATCGAAAAGAGCCGCCGGGTCAATGAGCTTTCGGATGCCGAAGTGCTGTCGATCCGCGAGCATATCGACGCGAACCTGACTGTCGAGGGCGACCTGCGCCGCGAGATTCAGATGAACATCAAGCGCCTGATGGACCTTGGCTGCTATCGCGGCCTGCGTCACCGCCGCAACCTGCCGGTTCGTGGCCAGCGCACGCATACCAACGCCCGCACCCGCAAGGGTCCGGCGAAACCCATCGCCGGCAAGAAGAAATAA
- a CDS encoding adenylate kinase, whose amino-acid sequence MNIILLGPPGAGKGTQARRLVEERGMTQLSTGDMLREARSSGTEMGRKVAEVMDRGELVTDEIVIGLIAEKLAEDAGGGFIFDGFPRTLAQADALGALLERMGQKLDAVIEMRVDDEALVARITARSTCGNCGEVYNDLTKPIPADGKCTKCGGTEFKRRADDNEDSLRQRLMEYYKKTSPLIGYYYAKGDLTGVNGLGEIDEVSGAIKSVLDA is encoded by the coding sequence ATGAATATCATCCTTCTGGGCCCCCCCGGAGCCGGTAAGGGCACGCAGGCCCGCCGGCTCGTGGAGGAACGGGGCATGACCCAGCTTTCCACCGGCGACATGCTGCGCGAGGCGCGCAGCTCCGGAACCGAGATGGGAAGGAAGGTGGCCGAGGTCATGGATCGCGGCGAACTGGTGACCGACGAGATCGTTATCGGACTGATTGCCGAGAAGCTTGCGGAAGACGCCGGCGGCGGCTTCATCTTCGACGGGTTTCCCCGGACGCTGGCCCAGGCCGACGCGCTGGGGGCTCTGCTCGAACGGATGGGGCAGAAGCTGGACGCCGTGATCGAGATGCGGGTCGATGACGAGGCCCTGGTGGCACGGATTACCGCGCGCTCGACCTGCGGCAATTGCGGCGAGGTCTATAACGACCTGACCAAGCCGATCCCGGCCGATGGCAAATGCACCAAATGCGGCGGCACCGAGTTCAAGCGTCGGGCCGATGACAATGAAGACAGCCTGCGCCAGCGGCTGATGGAATATTACAAGAAGACCTCTCCCTTGATCGGCTATTACTACGCCAAGGGCGATCTGACCGGCGTCAACGGCCTGGGCGAGATCGACGAGGTTTCAGGCGCCATCAAGTCCGTTCTCGACGCCTGA
- the secY gene encoding preprotein translocase subunit SecY, producing the protein MASAAEQMAANMSWGAFGKASELRQRILFTLGLLIVYRLGTYIPVPGIDGAALRDFMERASTGLGGILSMFTGGALGRMGIFALGIMPYISASIIVQLLAAMVPQLEALKKEGEQGRKKINQYTRYGTVLLAAFQAYGLAVSLEAGSLATDPGWFFRASTVITIVGGTMFLMWLGEQITARGVGNGISLIIFVGIIAQAPAALAQFLSQGRSGVIHPGVIVGVLIMVVAVIAFVVFMERALRKIHIQYPRRQVGMKMYDGGSSHLPVKVNPAGVIPAIFASSLLLLPTTISTFSGSQTGPVMSLILAYFGPGQPLYLLFFSAMIVFFTYFYTFNVAFKTEDVADNLKNQNGFIPGIRPGKRTQDYLDYVVNRVLVLGSAYLALVCLLPEILRSQLSIPFYFGGTSVLIVVSVTMDTIQQVQSHLLAHQYEGMIEKSQLRRKRKNARKGTARR; encoded by the coding sequence ATGGCATCAGCAGCAGAGCAAATGGCGGCGAACATGAGCTGGGGGGCCTTCGGCAAGGCCTCCGAGCTGCGCCAGAGGATCCTGTTCACCCTGGGGCTTCTGATCGTCTACCGGCTTGGCACCTACATCCCCGTTCCCGGCATTGACGGGGCGGCGCTTCGCGACTTCATGGAGCGCGCCTCGACCGGTCTTGGCGGCATCCTCTCGATGTTCACCGGCGGCGCGCTGGGACGGATGGGGATCTTCGCTCTGGGGATCATGCCCTATATCTCGGCCTCGATCATCGTCCAGCTTCTGGCGGCGATGGTCCCCCAGCTCGAGGCGCTCAAGAAAGAGGGCGAACAGGGCCGCAAGAAGATCAACCAGTATACCCGCTATGGCACCGTCCTGCTTGCGGCGTTCCAGGCCTACGGTCTGGCGGTCAGCCTCGAGGCGGGCAGCCTTGCGACCGATCCGGGCTGGTTCTTCCGTGCCTCGACCGTGATCACAATTGTCGGCGGCACCATGTTCCTGATGTGGCTGGGCGAGCAGATCACTGCCCGCGGCGTCGGCAACGGCATCTCGCTGATCATCTTCGTCGGCATCATTGCCCAGGCGCCTGCGGCACTGGCCCAGTTCCTGAGCCAGGGCCGGTCGGGCGTGATCCATCCCGGCGTCATCGTCGGCGTGCTGATCATGGTGGTCGCGGTGATTGCCTTCGTGGTGTTCATGGAGCGGGCGCTGCGCAAGATCCATATCCAGTATCCGCGGCGTCAGGTCGGCATGAAGATGTATGACGGCGGGTCGAGCCACCTGCCTGTCAAGGTCAACCCGGCGGGCGTGATCCCGGCGATCTTCGCCTCGTCGCTGCTGCTCTTGCCGACGACGATCTCGACCTTCTCGGGCAGTCAGACCGGGCCGGTGATGTCGTTGATCCTGGCCTATTTCGGCCCGGGTCAGCCGCTTTACCTGTTGTTCTTCTCGGCCATGATCGTGTTCTTCACGTATTTCTACACGTTCAACGTCGCCTTCAAGACCGAGGATGTGGCAGACAACCTGAAGAACCAGAACGGCTTCATTCCGGGCATCCGGCCCGGCAAACGGACCCAGGACTATCTCGATTACGTGGTCAACCGGGTGCTTGTGCTGGGCTCGGCCTATCTGGCGCTCGTCTGTCTTCTGCCCGAGATCCTGCGCTCGCAGCTTTCCATTCCGTTCTATTTCGGCGGCACCTCCGTCCTGATCGTGGTCTCTGTCACGATGGACACGATCCAACAGGTCCAGTCCCATCTGCTGGCGCATCAGTACGAGGGGATGATCGAGAAATCGCAACTTCGGCGTAAGCGCAAGAACGCAAGAAAAGGGACAGCTCGCAGATGA
- the rplO gene encoding 50S ribosomal protein L15 gives MKLHELRDNDGAAKKAKRVGRGPGSGKGKTAGRGIKGQKSRSGVAINGYEGGQMPLYQRLPKRGFNKPNRKAYAVVNLGLIQKFVEAGKLDASAAITEDALVASGLVRRKLDGVRVLAKGEVTSKLSIEVTGASKAAIEAVEKAGGSLKVATVAAEAA, from the coding sequence ATGAAACTTCATGAACTGCGCGACAATGACGGCGCCGCCAAGAAAGCCAAACGGGTCGGCCGTGGCCCGGGCTCGGGCAAGGGCAAGACCGCCGGTCGCGGTATCAAGGGTCAGAAATCCCGTTCGGGTGTGGCGATCAACGGGTATGAAGGCGGCCAGATGCCGCTCTACCAACGTCTGCCCAAGCGCGGCTTCAACAAGCCGAACCGCAAGGCCTATGCGGTGGTGAACCTGGGCCTGATCCAGAAATTCGTCGAAGCGGGCAAACTCGACGCCTCGGCTGCGATCACCGAAGATGCGCTGGTCGCTTCGGGCCTGGTGCGCCGCAAGCTCGACGGCGTCCGCGTGTTGGCGAAAGGCGAGGTGACCTCGAAGCTTTCGATCGAAGTCACCGGTGCGTCGAAGGCCGCGATCGAGGCGGTCGAGAAGGCTGGCGGCTCGCTCAAGGTCGCGACCGTCGCGGCCGAGGCCGCGTAA
- the rpmD gene encoding 50S ribosomal protein L30, with translation MAKTIVVKQIGSPIRRPDIQRRTLIGLGLNKMHKTRELEDTPAIRGMVAKIRHLVEIIEERG, from the coding sequence ATGGCCAAGACCATCGTCGTCAAGCAGATCGGTTCTCCGATCCGCCGCCCCGACATCCAGCGCCGGACCCTGATCGGTCTGGGGCTGAACAAGATGCACAAGACCCGGGAACTGGAAGACACCCCCGCGATCCGCGGCATGGTCGCCAAGATCCGGCACCTGGTCGAGATCATCGAAGAGCGCGGCTGA
- the rpsE gene encoding 30S ribosomal protein S5 has protein sequence MAEREHRRDRRDRDETPEFADRLVAINRVSKTVKGGKRFGFAALVVVGDQKGRVGFGKGKAKEVPEAIRKATEQAKRSLMRVPLREGRTLHHDIEGRHGAGRVVMRTAPQGTGIIAGGPMRAVFEMLGVQDVVAKSIGSQNPYNMIRATLDGLARESSPRQVAQRRGKKVAEILKKDDAPVAEAAEA, from the coding sequence ATGGCAGAACGTGAGCACCGCCGGGACCGCCGCGACCGCGACGAAACCCCGGAATTCGCCGATCGTCTCGTGGCGATCAACCGGGTGTCCAAGACCGTGAAAGGGGGCAAGCGCTTCGGCTTTGCCGCTCTCGTGGTCGTGGGCGACCAGAAGGGCCGTGTCGGCTTCGGCAAGGGCAAGGCCAAGGAAGTGCCGGAGGCGATCCGCAAGGCGACCGAGCAGGCCAAGCGCAGCCTGATGCGCGTGCCGCTGCGGGAAGGCCGCACCCTGCATCATGATATCGAGGGCCGCCATGGCGCGGGCCGCGTGGTGATGCGTACCGCCCCGCAAGGGACCGGGATCATCGCCGGTGGTCCGATGCGTGCCGTGTTCGAGATGCTGGGCGTGCAGGACGTGGTCGCCAAGTCGATCGGGTCGCAGAACCCCTACAACATGATCCGCGCGACGCTGGACGGGCTTGCCCGCGAAAGCTCGCCGCGTCAGGTTGCGCAACGCCGTGGCAAGAAGGTCGCTGAAATCCTGAAGAAGGATGATGCGCCGGTTGCCGAAGCGGCTGAAGCGTAA
- the rplR gene encoding 50S ribosomal protein L18 has product MANSKRHLFLKRRLRVRNKLRKMNAGRLRLSVHRSNKNISVQLIDDVQGTTLAAASTLEKELGVIGKNNVEAAAKVGSVIAERAKKAGVEECYFDRGGFLFHGSVKALADAAREGGLKF; this is encoded by the coding sequence ATGGCAAACAGCAAAAGACACCTGTTCCTGAAACGCCGCCTGCGCGTTCGGAACAAGCTTCGCAAGATGAATGCCGGGCGGCTTCGCCTGTCGGTTCATCGCAGCAACAAGAACATCAGCGTGCAGCTGATCGACGACGTTCAGGGGACCACCCTGGCCGCGGCCTCCACGCTCGAGAAAGAGCTGGGCGTTATCGGCAAGAACAATGTCGAGGCGGCTGCCAAGGTGGGCTCGGTGATCGCCGAGCGTGCCAAGAAAGCCGGTGTCGAAGAGTGCTACTTCGACCGTGGTGGCTTCCTCTTTCACGGCAGTGTCAAGGCTCTGGCCGACGCTGCGCGTGAAGGCGGCCTGAAGTTCTAA
- the rplF gene encoding 50S ribosomal protein L6 yields MSRIGKKPVELPSGVSASVSGQTVEVKGPKGTRNFTATDDVTITVEDNAVSITPRGTSKRARQQWGMSRSMVANLVKGVSEGFKRELEIQGVGYRAAMQGNVLKLNLGYSHDVNFEVPQGVTVTAPKPTEIVVEGIDQQQVGQVAANIREWRGPEPYKGKGIRYKGEFIFRKEGKKK; encoded by the coding sequence ATGTCTCGTATTGGTAAGAAACCGGTCGAGTTGCCGTCGGGTGTTTCGGCATCCGTCTCCGGCCAGACCGTCGAAGTCAAGGGGCCCAAGGGCACCCGGAACTTCACCGCGACCGACGATGTCACCATCACGGTCGAGGATAATGCCGTCAGCATCACCCCGCGGGGCACGTCCAAGCGTGCCCGGCAGCAATGGGGCATGTCCCGCAGCATGGTCGCGAACCTCGTCAAGGGGGTGAGCGAAGGGTTCAAGCGCGAGCTTGAGATCCAGGGTGTGGGCTATCGTGCTGCGATGCAGGGCAACGTACTCAAGCTGAACCTCGGCTATTCGCATGATGTCAACTTCGAGGTCCCTCAGGGCGTCACCGTGACGGCCCCGAAACCGACCGAGATCGTGGTGGAAGGCATCGACCAGCAACAGGTCGGGCAGGTTGCCGCGAACATCCGCGAATGGCGCGGTCCCGAGCCCTACAAGGGCAAGGGCATCCGCTACAAGGGCGAGTTCATCTTCCGCAAGGAAGGCAAGAAGAAGTAA
- the rpsH gene encoding 30S ribosomal protein S8 translates to MSVNDPLGDMLTRIRNAQMRGKSTVRTPASKLRAWVLDVLKNEGYIRGYEATTGKTGLPELEVSLKYYEGQPVIREVKRVSTPGRRVYMSVKDLPSVRQGLGVSIVSTSKGVMSDAAARSANVGGEVLCTVF, encoded by the coding sequence ATGTCTGTGAACGATCCTCTCGGCGATATGCTGACCCGCATCCGCAACGCGCAGATGCGGGGGAAATCGACGGTGCGTACGCCCGCCTCCAAGCTTCGTGCCTGGGTGCTCGACGTGCTGAAAAATGAAGGCTACATCCGCGGCTACGAGGCCACGACCGGCAAGACCGGCCTGCCCGAGCTCGAGGTCAGCCTGAAATACTATGAAGGCCAGCCGGTCATTCGCGAAGTCAAGCGCGTCTCGACCCCCGGCCGTCGTGTCTACATGAGCGTGAAGGACCTGCCCTCGGTGCGCCAGGGTCTGGGTGTCTCGATCGTGTCGACGTCCAAGGGCGTGATGTCGGATGCGGCTGCGCGGTCGGCGAATGTCGGCGGCGAAGTGCTCTGCACGGTGTTCTGA
- the rpsN gene encoding 30S ribosomal protein S14 gives MAKKSMVERELKRQRLVEKYAAKRAKLKEIATNEDLPMEERFKARLKLAKLPRNSSATRLHNRCQLTGRPHAYYRKLKISRIMLRDLGSMGQIPGMVKSSW, from the coding sequence ATGGCTAAGAAATCTATGGTTGAGCGCGAACTCAAGCGTCAGCGCCTGGTCGAAAAATATGCGGCCAAGCGCGCGAAGCTGAAAGAGATCGCCACCAACGAGGATCTTCCGATGGAAGAGCGGTTCAAGGCGCGCCTCAAGCTTGCCAAGCTGCCGCGCAACTCATCGGCCACCCGGCTGCACAACCGGTGCCAGCTGACCGGGCGTCCGCACGCCTATTACCGCAAGTTGAAAATCTCGCGGATCATGCTGCGCGATCTGGGCTCGATGGGCCAGATCCCCGGCATGGTGAAGTCGAGCTGGTAA
- the rplE gene encoding 50S ribosomal protein L5, translated as MLDAATYTPRLKSLYRETIRAALKEEFGYKNDMMIPRLDKIVLNIGCGAEAVRDSKKSKSAQEDLSQIAGQKAVITKAKKSIAGFRVREDMPLGTKVTLRGDRMYEFFDRLITIAMPRIRDFRGVSGKAFDGRGNYAMGLKEHIVFPEIEYDKVDEVWGMDIVIATTARTDAEAKALLKHFNMPFNS; from the coding sequence ATGCTTGATGCTGCCACCTATACCCCGCGCCTCAAGTCGCTTTACCGGGAAACCATCCGGGCCGCTCTGAAGGAAGAGTTCGGCTACAAGAACGACATGATGATCCCGCGGCTCGACAAGATCGTGCTCAACATCGGCTGCGGTGCCGAGGCGGTGCGCGATTCCAAGAAGTCGAAATCGGCGCAGGAAGACCTGAGCCAGATCGCCGGTCAGAAAGCCGTCATCACCAAGGCCAAGAAGTCGATCGCCGGCTTCCGGGTCCGTGAGGACATGCCGCTCGGCACCAAGGTCACGCTTCGTGGCGACCGGATGTACGAATTCTTCGACCGCCTGATCACCATCGCGATGCCGCGCATCCGGGACTTCCGGGGCGTTTCGGGCAAGGCCTTCGACGGCCGCGGCAACTACGCGATGGGCCTGAAAGAGCACATCGTGTTCCCCGAGATCGAGTACGACAAAGTCGACGAGGTCTGGGGCATGGACATCGTCATTGCCACCACCGCGCGCACCGACGCGGAAGCGAAGGCGCTGTTGAAGCATTTCAACATGCCGTTCAACAGCTGA
- the rplX gene encoding 50S ribosomal protein L24 has product MAAKLKKGDKVVALAGKDKGREGTILSVDPKTGKAVVEGLNMAVRHQRQTQTSQGGRVPKAMPMDLSNLAIVDPKEGGPTRVGFRVEDGKKVRFAKKSGEVIDA; this is encoded by the coding sequence ATGGCTGCCAAGCTGAAGAAGGGCGACAAGGTCGTCGCGCTCGCGGGCAAGGACAAGGGCCGCGAAGGGACCATCCTCTCGGTCGATCCCAAGACCGGCAAGGCCGTGGTCGAGGGGCTGAACATGGCGGTGCGTCATCAGCGCCAGACCCAGACGAGCCAGGGCGGTCGCGTGCCGAAAGCCATGCCGATGGACCTGTCGAATCTCGCCATCGTCGATCCCAAGGAAGGTGGTCCGACCCGCGTCGGCTTCCGCGTGGAAGACGGCAAGAAGGTTCGCTTTGCCAAGAAATCGGGGGAAGTGATCGATGCTTGA
- the rplN gene encoding 50S ribosomal protein L14 — protein MIQMQTNLDVADNSGARRVQCIKVLGGSKRKYASVGDIIVVSVKEAIPRGRVKKGDVRKAVVVRTAKEVRREDGTAIRFDRNAAVILNNNNEPVGTRIFGPVVRELRAKSFMKIISLAPEVL, from the coding sequence ATGATCCAGATGCAGACCAATCTGGATGTCGCTGACAACTCCGGCGCGCGCCGGGTTCAGTGCATCAAGGTCCTCGGCGGGTCCAAGCGGAAATACGCTTCTGTCGGCGACATTATCGTCGTCTCTGTGAAGGAAGCCATTCCGCGTGGCCGCGTCAAGAAAGGCGATGTCCGCAAGGCTGTCGTCGTGCGGACCGCCAAGGAAGTCCGTCGCGAAGACGGTACTGCGATCCGTTTCGATCGCAATGCCGCCGTCATCCTCAACAACAACAACGAGCCCGTCGGAACCCGGATCTTCGGGCCTGTCGTGCGCGAGCTTCGTGCCAAGAGCTTCATGAAGATCATCTCGCTGGCTCCGGAGGTGCTCTGA
- the rpsQ gene encoding 30S ribosomal protein S17: MPKRILQGTVTSDLNDQTVTVLVERRFTHPVLKKTIRKSKKYRAHDENNTFKVGDRVRIQECAPKSKTKRWEVVQA, encoded by the coding sequence ATGCCCAAACGTATCCTGCAAGGCACCGTGACCAGCGATCTGAACGATCAGACCGTCACCGTTCTGGTCGAGCGCCGCTTCACGCACCCCGTGCTGAAGAAGACCATTCGTAAGTCCAAGAAATACCGGGCTCACGACGAGAACAACACCTTCAAGGTGGGCGACCGCGTCCGCATTCAGGAATGCGCGCCGAAGTCGAAGACGAAACGCTGGGAGGTGGTGCAGGCCTGA
- the rpmC gene encoding 50S ribosomal protein L29, with the protein MNAQELRDKTPDQLRDALASLKKEAFNLRFQQATNALENTARMREVRRDVARVKTVLNEKAAKASE; encoded by the coding sequence ATGAACGCCCAGGAACTGCGAGACAAGACGCCCGACCAGCTGCGCGACGCGCTGGCGAGCCTGAAGAAAGAGGCCTTCAACCTGCGCTTCCAGCAGGCCACGAATGCGCTCGAGAACACCGCCCGCATGCGCGAAGTCCGTCGTGACGTCGCCCGTGTGAAGACGGTGCTGAACGAAAAAGCCGCCAAGGCGTCGGAATAA
- the rplP gene encoding 50S ribosomal protein L16, with protein MLQPKRTKFRKMHKGRIHGQAKGGFELNFGHFGLKATEPERVTARQIEAARRALTRHMKRQGRVWIRIFPDTPVSSKPTEVRMGKGKGSVDFWAAKIKPGRIMFEIDGVNETIAREALRLAAMKLPIKTRIVEREDW; from the coding sequence ATGCTGCAACCCAAGCGCACGAAATTCCGCAAGATGCACAAGGGCCGGATTCACGGCCAGGCAAAAGGCGGATTCGAGCTCAACTTCGGCCATTTCGGCCTGAAGGCGACCGAGCCCGAGCGAGTGACCGCGCGTCAGATCGAGGCTGCCCGCCGCGCCCTGACCCGCCACATGAAACGTCAGGGCCGGGTCTGGATCCGGATCTTCCCCGACACCCCCGTCTCGTCGAAACCGACCGAGGTTCGGATGGGTAAAGGGAAAGGCTCGGTCGATTTCTGGGCCGCCAAGATCAAGCCCGGCCGGATCATGTTCGAGATCGACGGTGTCAACGAGACCATCGCCCGCGAGGCGCTGCGTCTGGCGGCGATGAAGCTGCCGATCAAGACCCGGATCGTCGAACGCGAAGACTGGTAA
- the rpsC gene encoding 30S ribosomal protein S3: MGHKVNPIGMRLQVNRTWDSRWYADTKDYGDLLLEDVRMREFIRAECKQAGVSRIIIERPHKKCRVTIHTARPGVIIGKKGADIETLRKKLANMTKSELHLNIVEVRKPELDGQLVAESIAQQLERRVSFRRAMKRSVQNAMRMGALGIRVNVSGRLGGAEIARTEWYREGRVPLHTLRADIDYATAEATTPYGIIGIKVWIFKGEIMEHDPSARDRRQAELQEGGSGPSRPRR; encoded by the coding sequence ATGGGTCACAAGGTCAATCCGATCGGCATGCGCCTCCAGGTCAACCGGACCTGGGACAGCCGCTGGTACGCCGACACCAAGGATTACGGCGATCTTCTGCTGGAAGACGTCCGGATGCGCGAATTCATCCGCGCCGAGTGCAAGCAGGCCGGCGTGAGCCGCATCATCATCGAGCGTCCGCACAAGAAATGCCGGGTGACGATCCACACGGCGCGTCCGGGCGTGATCATCGGCAAGAAGGGCGCGGATATCGAGACGCTGCGTAAGAAGCTTGCCAACATGACCAAGAGCGAGCTGCATCTCAACATCGTCGAGGTCCGCAAGCCCGAGCTCGACGGCCAGCTGGTGGCGGAATCGATTGCCCAGCAGCTGGAACGCCGGGTCAGCTTCCGCCGCGCGATGAAGCGCTCGGTGCAGAACGCCATGCGCATGGGTGCGCTGGGTATCCGGGTCAACGTGTCGGGCCGCCTCGGCGGCGCCGAGATCGCCCGGACGGAATGGTATCGCGAAGGCCGGGTGCCGCTGCACACGCTGCGCGCCGACATCGACTATGCCACCGCCGAAGCCACGACGCCCTACGGCATCATCGGCATCAAGGTCTGGATCTTCAAAGGCGAGATCATGGAGCACGATCCCAGTGCCCGTGACCGTCGCCAGGCAGAGCTCCAGGAGGGCGGGAGCGGCCCGTCCCGTCCGCGCCGCTGA
- the rplV gene encoding 50S ribosomal protein L22: MGKAKNPRRVADNEAMAKVRMLRTSPQKLNLVAAMIRGKKVDRALADLTFSKKRIAEDVKKCLQSAIANAEFNHRLDIDELIVAEAYVGKNLTLKRGRPRARGRFGKIMKPFSELTIKVRQVEEQA, from the coding sequence ATGGGCAAGGCAAAGAACCCCCGCCGCGTGGCCGATAACGAAGCCATGGCCAAGGTGCGCATGCTTCGGACTTCGCCCCAGAAACTGAATCTGGTCGCTGCCATGATCCGTGGCAAGAAGGTCGATCGCGCCCTGGCCGATCTGACCTTCTCGAAGAAGCGGATCGCCGAAGACGTGAAGAAGTGCCTTCAGTCGGCCATCGCCAATGCCGAGTTCAATCACCGTCTCGACATCGACGAGCTGATCGTGGCCGAAGCCTATGTTGGCAAGAACCTGACGCTGAAGCGCGGTCGTCCGCGCGCCCGTGGCCGGTTCGGCAAGATCATGAAGCCGTTCTCCGAACTCACCATCAAGGTCCGCCAGGTCGAGGAGCAAGCCTAA